From Dendropsophus ebraccatus isolate aDenEbr1 chromosome 2, aDenEbr1.pat, whole genome shotgun sequence, a single genomic window includes:
- the LOC138784152 gene encoding polysialoglycoprotein-like, which produces MGQRVTVDSTVLQRGSPSEDTATATGEQTATEDTATATGEQAPTEDTATATGEQTATEDTATATGEQAPTEDTATATGEQAPTEDTATSTGEQTATEDTATATGEQAPTEDIATATGEQTATKDTATATGEQAPTEDTATATGEQPPTEDTATATGEQPPTEDTATATGKQAA; this is translated from the coding sequence ATGGGCCAGAGAGTGACAGTTGACAGTACAGTGCTTCAAAGGGGATCACCCAGTGAGGATACAGCAACAGCAACAGGAGAGCAGACAGCCACTGAGGATACAGCAACAGCAACAGGAGAGCAGGCACCCACTGAGGATACAGCAACAGCAACAGGAGAGCAGACAGCCACTGAGGATACAGCAACAGCAACAGGAGAGCAGGCACCCACTGAGGATACAGCAACAGCAACAGGAGAGCAGGCACCCACTGAGGATACAGCAACATCAACAGGAGAGCAGACAGCCACTGAGGATACAGCAACAGCAACAGGAGAGCAGGCACCCACTGAGGATATAGCAACAGCAACAGGAGAGCAGACAGCCACTAAGGATACAGCAACAGCAACAGGAGAGCAGGCACCCACTGAGGATACAGCAACAGCAACAGGAGAGCAGCCACCCACTGAGGATACAGCAACAGCAACAGGAGAGCAGCCACCCACTGAGGATACAGCAACAGCAACAGGAAAGCAGGCAGCCTAG